TCGTGGAATAAAATATATTATTCGTACAGATATATTATTTCTTCAGGATTGATTAACAAGGTTAACAATTTTATTTAAAAAATCTTAATAAAGCATTCAGTCGCAGGGAAGCGGCTCGAACTTTAATAACAATAAATCGCTACTTAGAGCTTCCCTAAATTCGCTACATATAATCTATAGCCCGACTTATATACTACGCCCTCCATCGAAGTGTTGCCGTAAGGTTTATGTCAAGCTGCACTGCCAATCTGATCGCAACGGCACATTCGGGTGTGTACTTATGGAATTAATAGAATATTTACAGAGTCACTTTTATAGTAAAGAGGAGCTGCTATCGCTAAGCAGTTTAAGGCAGGAAGAGTTTGTAAGCTACCAGAATGCCCTTGTGATGCCTAAAGCTTCCTACACGATGGTGCTGGGCCTGCAATGCCATTCATTCTTCGGCACCCATAATGAATCCCATAACCGAGAGTTCTACGCCAAAGGTTATGTATCCTGGTTAAAAGACCTTCGGCTACAAAATAATCCAAAACAGATTTTTGATTTATTTAAAACAAGATACACGGATACAATCTATCAGTTAAAGTCTATTGGCCATAGTTGTTCTGACATAAAAATGAACAAGGGGCTTACCACACATATCGAAAGCGAATGGAAACACTTTATCGATGGTACTTATGGGCTATGCACCAAAAGCGGACTCCCCGAGGATATAGCCCGTAAAGAGCTGGCCTCTATAGTGATCAAGGAGTTAACAAAAGAGGGGAATCTCAGCAGAATAGGCCTACAAAAATTACAGAGGGCTGTTGACCTGCTAGAGAGCGCCAGCAGCCTTTTCGCACCCCATGAGCGGCATAAGAGTTCGAGGCAAATACTGATTCATGATATTCGTCAACAATTTAATCTCAGATAAAGACACTGTAAAAGCCAACGTCAAAAACTGAGAAACATATTGTCGCCACAAGCCAAGAAAAGCAGGGTAGACTACACCTATACCAAATGGCCATATGATTTGGCATGTACTAAACGTATATGCCCCTATAAAATCCCGCCCCTTTAATTGGCTCAAGCCTCTCCGCACTTTTATTAGAGATATTCCATGAAAAGCAGAGTTTACTGCCTTATATCCTTTCTATTGCTATCCGTCTTAACGGTATCAGCCTACGCAAGAGATTGGCGGGAATATAAAAGCACTAACTTTACCGTCTACTCCGATGTTTCATCGAAAAAAACTGAGGCCTTATTGCGCGAGCTGGAAAAATTTCGCAGCGCCTCACTTATGGTAACAGGCATGGAAGATCGTCCTGAAAACTCTAGGCTTAGGGTCTATCACTTTAATAAGTCTAGAGAATTTGAAAAATTCTCCGGAAAAAGAAGTATCGCAGGCTTCTACATCAATACCATCGATGGCCCCTTAATTTTTTCCCAGGAAAACAAACGTGGCATATTGAACGGCCAAGCAATCATGTTTCATGAATATGTTCACCATCTTATGCGTGAGCGCGGTTCCATGCGTTACCCCAGGTGGTATTCAGAGGGTTTCGCAGAATTATTAGCCAGTGCGACTATTGATCAGGATTCCATCACCATCGGCAACGTTCCGGAGTGGAGAGCTTACTCTCTGGAAGAAGGCACTTTGAAAGCCAGGGAAATTCTCCAACCAAACTACAACAGGAAAGGTTGGAAACATGCTAACCAGTATTACGCCAGTGCATGGTTATTATTACATTATTTATTTTTTAGCGAAGATGCCAGAAAAAATGCATATCATGAAAAAACCAAAAATTACCTGGCAGATATCAATAATGGAGGAGATCCACTAGATCTCTTTACACAACATTATGATATCCGAGAGGAAGATTTAGATATCGCATTAACTCGCCACCTAAAAGAACGGCGTCTGTCGGGCTACAAGGTTAATCTAACCAAAAACGTCTTTAAAATCGAAAAGCGCAAACTGAACCATAATGAAAAATCCCTATTATTGGCGGAGCGAGCGGTTGACCTTGAAAGATATGATCAGGCGTTAAGCTATCTGAATAAAGTAAAAAAAGATGCTGCCAAGTTACCAGGAGTTATCGCTCTGAAAGCGAATCTATTAATGCACAATCAGCAGGAGACTGCGGCACAGGCTTTACTTCAGGAATTATCAGAAATATCTGATTTGAATCATACAGCGGCAACGAATCTATCTGTTTACCATTTATATAGCTTACATGATACGCTTGAATCCCGGCAATGGGATGAGGGGAGCTATACCAAAACGGTGCATTATGCAGATATGGCTATAGCGCTAAATCCGGCTTCCCTATCGGCTTACCAGTACAAATGGATGGCTCAGCAGTACAAAGGCGAAAGTGTTGCCGCACTGAAAACCATGATGGCAGCCTATCAGAAGAATCCAAATAGTATTGAAATAAATAGCGCTATTGGCTTTCACCTCGCAAAACTTAAAAAGCCAAAGCTTGCAAAACCATTTCTGGAGAAAACTCTGGCCTGGTCCCACAATCACAAGGTTCGATCACGCGCTAAAAAATTGCTCGATTGGGTAGCAAAGGAAACTTCCACTGACAGTGGAGTGAGTTCAGAACAGATATCCTGAGTCCGAGCGCTAGATCAAGCGCATAGCACGTAGAGAATTACTTTCTACGTGCTATGAAAGCGAAGAAATTAGCCTCTCCTCTAACTCTTCTTTTCCTCTTCCCGCAAAGTCAGCACTTCATATCCATTCGCCGTAACCAGCACTGTGTGCTCCCACTGCGCGGAGAGCCTGCCATCTTTGGTCACCACGGTCCAACCATCTTTTTTGAGTTTGGTTTTGCGATTACCCTGATTGATCATGGGCTCAATCGTAAATGTCATTCCCTCGCGTAAAACAGCTCCGCTGCCCGCTCGGCCAAAGTGCATTACCTGGGGTTCTTCATGCATTTCACGGCCAATACCATGGCCACAGTATTCACGCACCACACTGAACCCGCGCTTTTCAACATACTGTTGAATCGTATGGCCCACATCACCAAAAGTCGCGCCGGGTTTTACGGTGTGAATACCGGCCCACATGGCATCGTAGCAACACTGCACCAGTTTTTTGGCAATGGGAGTCACATTACCGATCATATACATCTTGCTGGAATCGGCGATATAACCGGACTTTTCCAGGGTTATATCCACGTTGACGATATCGCCATCGCGCAACACCTGCCCCTCCCGTGGCATGCCGTGGCAAACCACCTCATTAATCGAAGTATTGAGAGAGTAGGGATAGTCGTATTGCCCTTTGCTGGCTGGGCGCGCCTGCAACTCCCGGGTAATAAACGTTTCCACCCGGTCGTTAATTTCCATGGTAGTAATACCCGGCTTCACAATACCATCGAGCATGGCGAACACCCGGCTCAATAATTCACCGGAGTTACGCATCAACGTCTGTTCCCTGGCGGTCTTTATTTTTATGTTATTCACGAGTGAGCTCTTCCAGAGTAAATGATTCGGTGCGCAGTAGTTTCTTGCACAACTGGCTGTAACTGAGTTCTGGATTTAGCTCGGCCAGCATACCGATCTTTATCCAGTACTCGGCCTGGGCGTTGATGGAACGCGCCAGCGTTGTGCTCGCTTTACGGATTTCATCGTGTAGTTCATCCGAGATCTTGACGATACCCATTTTATACACCGTATATATCATTCATATACAAAGTGTATATCTCTTTTCATTGAAAGTACAAGCCAACCAGCAAGATCAAAAATATGCAACTTGTTGCATAGTCAATATTTGAGCGATATGGTTGAGAGATAAAAATAAAAGTGATGAGGCCACCATGTCCGAAACTACTGAAAAGAAACGCAGCGCCCCCAAGCCCAGCCGCCTGCGTATTGGCCAGCGTTACCGTGCCAGTCGCTTGAACGGCCCCTACGATGCCCTGGTAATCGGCTCTGGAATCGGCGGCCTGACTACCGCCGCTATGCTGAGTGCCACCGGTAAGAAGGTACTGGTCCTGGAACAGCACTACACCGCCGGCGGCTATACCCATGCCTACGATCGCAATGGTTATGAGTGGGATGTCGGTGTGCACTACATCGGCGATGTGGGCGAGCACCCAACCATGACCCGCAGGATTTTTGACTTTATCAGCAGGGGTAAGTTGCATTGGGCGCCGATGGACGACACCTACGACCGCATTTGTATCGGTAAAGAGCAGTTTGACCTGCGCGCCGGTCGCCAAACGTTTATCGATGAACTGGTTAAACATTTTCCCGACGAGCGGGAGAATATCGAACGCTATCTGGGCCGCCTCAACGAGGTGGCCAAATCCATGCAACGCATAGCGATGGAGAAGCTGTTTCCCGGCTGGTGCGGTCCATTCCTGAGACTGTGGCGCAAGCTGCGCGATCCTTCCTGGCTGAACAAAACCACCCGCGAAGTGTTGGCTGAAATCACCAGTAACGAGAAGCTGATCTCCGTACTCACCGGCCAGTGGGGCGACAACGGCATGGCGCCGGCACAGAGCAGTTTTATTATTCACGCCCTGATTGCCAAACATTATTTGTATGGCGGTTACTACCCTGTGGGCGGTGCCAGCAAGATTTCCGAGACCATTATTCCGCAAATTCAGGCCAGTGGCGGCGATGTATTTACCTATGCCAAGGTAGAAACCATTCTATTAAATGGCAATAAGGTTCGCGGCCTGCGCATGAGCGATGGCACCGAAATCGAGGCGCCCTTGGTGATTTCCGGAGCCGGTGTATTTAATACTTTCGAAAAATTACTGCCCCAGAGTGCCAGTGAGCGCCTCGGCTACCTGCGCGACCTGAAAACCGTCACTCCATCTATGTCTCACCTGTGCCTGTATATCGGCCTGGAAAAGACCGCCGAAGAACTACAACTACCGAAAACCAATTACTGGCTCTATACCAGTGAGAACTACGAGGAGGATATGCAGGCCTTCCTGCAGGATAGCGACAAAGATATTCCGCTAGCCTATATCTCTTTCCCCTCGGCCAAGGACCCCACCTTTACCCAGCGCTATCCTGGGCGCGCCACTATCGAAATCGTTGCACCAGCCAATTACGATTGGTTCGCCCAGTGGCATGACAAACCCTGGGGCAAGCGCGGTGATGACTATGAAGCCCTGAAAGAGGCCTTCAGCCAGCGTTTATTGGAGCACCTTTACAAGCATTTCCCCCATCTGCGCGGGCAAATCGATTACTACGAATTGTCCACACCCCTGTCGACAGATTATTTCTGCTTCTATCCTCGCGGTGAAATTTATGGCCTCGACCACGATCCCAAACGTTTTGAGCAGCGTTGGCTGAGACCCAAGACTCGACTCAGTGGACTCTATCTCACCGGCCAGGATGTGATGAGTTGCGGCGTGGCCGGGGCAATGATCTCGGGGGTATTAACCGCTCAAAGTATTCTCGGCTTGCGCCAGGGGGCGAAGTTGATGCGCCAGGTTATTAGTGGGCAGCCTTTTCAAACACCGGCAAATAACGGTGAGGCGCTAGGCAAAGCATCCACCTGATTTGTCGGCAATAACGCTCATTCGGCAACTGTAATAATAAAAACCCGGCGATCAATGCCGGGTTTTTATTAAATTTATGGGCTCGGAGATGTATTTAATCGCGGCAATCTACTGGGCATTCGGTCGAAGTTTAAGACGCGGATGACCAGACGTCGGTTTTCTTTCTGCCCGGCCTTGCTTTCATTATCGGCGATAGGGTCTGTATCACCATAGCCCTGGGCCCGCATACGCTCACCGTCTACACCGCGCTCGATCAGGAAATTGCGCACCCAGTCTGCTCGCCACTGAGACAGGTGCAGGTTTTTCTTTGGGTCGCCGTCATTATCCGTGTGCCCCTCAATCGTAATTCGCATCTCGGGGAAATCGCGCATGATCACCAATAACGCCTCTAGATCGGCGATGCTGTCCATACGCGGCGCAAAGCCACCGGGGTCAAACTCCAGGCGCAATCTAAAAGTATCCCCATCTTTACGGGAATTTCCGCGTAAAAAGCGCACTAAATCATCGGCAAAGGGAGCCGCCTGCCGCGCCTCTTTCTCGCTGTCTCCGGACTGCACCGCAGACTGAGGCTCAAGGGCGTATTTCCTGTTGGGATCGGGGGTGGGGCAGCCGGCAAGTAATAGCACCAGCAGGGCGAGATAGCAGACGAATAAAGGCTTGCCCGCCATAGACAAAACTTCCGGTTTGCAGACGTCAAATTCAGTGTAGAACAAGCTGCCGGCGGGAGGAGATATCTAGCCGTTAGAGGAAGTTCAACACCGACATCATATCGCTAACTACCCGGGCACCGCGCTGCTCCAGCTGTGGCGCTCTCTGCTTATGGGTACTGTAACCGACCACGCGCATGCCAGCGGCTACCGCAGCTTCCACGCCAGCGTTAGAATCCTCCACGACCAGACAACGCCCCGGCTCCACCCCCATACTGGTGGCCGCATGCAGGAACAGCTCCGGCCAAGGTTTACCGCGGGAAACATCCTCAGCACTGTAGATCCTGCCGTCGAAGTAGTCGTAGAGACCTGTTTTATTTAAGGTGAGATGCATTTTCTGGTGAGAACCCGATGAGGCCACGCAACTGCGCATGCCGATCTGCTGTAAGTGATCGAGCAAGCCCTCAATACCGACTACGGGTTCCAACTCGGCGTGGAATGCTTCGCGAATACGGCGCTCGGTATTGCCAAAATAATTGTCTGGCAGGGGGCCGCCGAAACGCTTCTCGATTTCCAGTAGGCAATCCCTGGCGGGCCGGCCGCTGAATTGCTCATCCAGCTCCTCCGCAGTGGTGGCCATACCCAACTTATTCATTTCTTCGGCGAGTATGCGGCAGACGATACTCTCACTATCCACCAACACACCGTCGCAATCAAAAATGATCAAATCTATGGAAGACATGGGACCCCGTAAAATCAGCGCGCTGAAAGCAGCATAATACCGATAACCACACCGAGTATGCCGCTGATACGCAGGAAGTTTTCATTGCCCTGGGAGATTTTGATCGCCAGCGCCTTGCCGCGCTCAAAACCCATTTGCAGCATATAGGCGCCACTTAGCAGCACCAATACGCCCAGGGCGTTGAAGAGGATATACCAGTGGCGCGTGTCAGCGATCAACAACAGGAAGAGACCGATAAAGATGCGCAGCCAGGCGGAAAAGAAATAGCCCGTTTCGCTGAGTCGCTCACTGATGGTTTGCGCCAACTTGGGCTTGGCAATAACCGCCAGTGACAACAAGACAATGGCGATACCCAATAACCCTACAATCACTCGAATCATAGTTTCCCTTCCTGGTTTTCATCCTATCCAATTTTGGCTTGCGTCGGCTCCTACAGGTCACCCCATTGGAACTGTAATACAGACAGTGCGGCGATAGGCGCGGTTTCGGTGCGCATAACCCTCGGTCCCAAGCGCAGTGGCATAAAGCCGTGGCCCAAGGCCAGATCAATCTCCGCCTGGGACAATCCACCCTCTGGCCCCACCATCAACAGGGCCGAATCCGGCTTGCCATTGTCCGCTTCCCAGCGACGCAGATCCAGCTCGGTGCGGTGGTGTAATACCAGCTTGGTTTGCGGTGCACCCTGTTGTACTGAGATCTGCAGATAGTGCGGTAGCTTTACCGGCTCGGCAATTTTCGGCAATAGATTGCGCTCACACTGTTCACAGGCGCTGATGGCAATCTGGCGCCAGTGGCCGAGCTTTTTTTGCAGGCGTTCGCCGGAAAGTTTGACCTCGCAGCGCTCGCTGAACAGCGG
The DNA window shown above is from Microbulbifer variabilis and carries:
- a CDS encoding OmpA family protein gives rise to the protein MAGKPLFVCYLALLVLLLAGCPTPDPNRKYALEPQSAVQSGDSEKEARQAAPFADDLVRFLRGNSRKDGDTFRLRLEFDPGGFAPRMDSIADLEALLVIMRDFPEMRITIEGHTDNDGDPKKNLHLSQWRADWVRNFLIERGVDGERMRAQGYGDTDPIADNESKAGQKENRRLVIRVLNFDRMPSRLPRLNTSPSP
- a CDS encoding HAD family hydrolase, coding for MSSIDLIIFDCDGVLVDSESIVCRILAEEMNKLGMATTAEELDEQFSGRPARDCLLEIEKRFGGPLPDNYFGNTERRIREAFHAELEPVVGIEGLLDHLQQIGMRSCVASSGSHQKMHLTLNKTGLYDYFDGRIYSAEDVSRGKPWPELFLHAATSMGVEPGRCLVVEDSNAGVEAAVAAGMRVVGYSTHKQRAPQLEQRGARVVSDMMSVLNFL
- a CDS encoding ParD-like family protein, producing the protein MGIVKISDELHDEIRKASTTLARSINAQAEYWIKIGMLAELNPELSYSQLCKKLLRTESFTLEELTRE
- the map gene encoding type I methionyl aminopeptidase — protein: MNNIKIKTAREQTLMRNSGELLSRVFAMLDGIVKPGITTMEINDRVETFITRELQARPASKGQYDYPYSLNTSINEVVCHGMPREGQVLRDGDIVNVDITLEKSGYIADSSKMYMIGNVTPIAKKLVQCCYDAMWAGIHTVKPGATFGDVGHTIQQYVEKRGFSVVREYCGHGIGREMHEEPQVMHFGRAGSGAVLREGMTFTIEPMINQGNRKTKLKKDGWTVVTKDGRLSAQWEHTVLVTANGYEVLTLREEEKKS
- a CDS encoding 16S rRNA (uracil(1498)-N(3))-methyltransferase is translated as MRIPRIFSQQALACVSQIELDEGASRHLVKVLRLGAGHPITLFDGLGGEYSAELLTAGKRAQVGVGAFREDNRQSPLALTLAIGISRGDRFDWVIQKATELGVAAIQPLFSERCEVKLSGERLQKKLGHWRQIAISACEQCERNLLPKIAEPVKLPHYLQISVQQGAPQTKLVLHHRTELDLRRWEADNGKPDSALLMVGPEGGLSQAEIDLALGHGFMPLRLGPRVMRTETAPIAALSVLQFQWGDL
- a CDS encoding tetratricopeptide repeat protein, whose protein sequence is MKSRVYCLISFLLLSVLTVSAYARDWREYKSTNFTVYSDVSSKKTEALLRELEKFRSASLMVTGMEDRPENSRLRVYHFNKSREFEKFSGKRSIAGFYINTIDGPLIFSQENKRGILNGQAIMFHEYVHHLMRERGSMRYPRWYSEGFAELLASATIDQDSITIGNVPEWRAYSLEEGTLKAREILQPNYNRKGWKHANQYYASAWLLLHYLFFSEDARKNAYHEKTKNYLADINNGGDPLDLFTQHYDIREEDLDIALTRHLKERRLSGYKVNLTKNVFKIEKRKLNHNEKSLLLAERAVDLERYDQALSYLNKVKKDAAKLPGVIALKANLLMHNQQETAAQALLQELSEISDLNHTAATNLSVYHLYSLHDTLESRQWDEGSYTKTVHYADMAIALNPASLSAYQYKWMAQQYKGESVAALKTMMAAYQKNPNSIEINSAIGFHLAKLKKPKLAKPFLEKTLAWSHNHKVRSRAKKLLDWVAKETSTDSGVSSEQIS
- a CDS encoding phytoene desaturase family protein; protein product: MSETTEKKRSAPKPSRLRIGQRYRASRLNGPYDALVIGSGIGGLTTAAMLSATGKKVLVLEQHYTAGGYTHAYDRNGYEWDVGVHYIGDVGEHPTMTRRIFDFISRGKLHWAPMDDTYDRICIGKEQFDLRAGRQTFIDELVKHFPDERENIERYLGRLNEVAKSMQRIAMEKLFPGWCGPFLRLWRKLRDPSWLNKTTREVLAEITSNEKLISVLTGQWGDNGMAPAQSSFIIHALIAKHYLYGGYYPVGGASKISETIIPQIQASGGDVFTYAKVETILLNGNKVRGLRMSDGTEIEAPLVISGAGVFNTFEKLLPQSASERLGYLRDLKTVTPSMSHLCLYIGLEKTAEELQLPKTNYWLYTSENYEEDMQAFLQDSDKDIPLAYISFPSAKDPTFTQRYPGRATIEIVAPANYDWFAQWHDKPWGKRGDDYEALKEAFSQRLLEHLYKHFPHLRGQIDYYELSTPLSTDYFCFYPRGEIYGLDHDPKRFEQRWLRPKTRLSGLYLTGQDVMSCGVAGAMISGVLTAQSILGLRQGAKLMRQVISGQPFQTPANNGEALGKAST
- a CDS encoding DUF6058 family natural product biosynthesis protein, with product MELIEYLQSHFYSKEELLSLSSLRQEEFVSYQNALVMPKASYTMVLGLQCHSFFGTHNESHNREFYAKGYVSWLKDLRLQNNPKQIFDLFKTRYTDTIYQLKSIGHSCSDIKMNKGLTTHIESEWKHFIDGTYGLCTKSGLPEDIARKELASIVIKELTKEGNLSRIGLQKLQRAVDLLESASSLFAPHERHKSSRQILIHDIRQQFNLR